The genome window AGAGCAGTATCTAGGTTTCCAGAGGTGCCTGTCTCGAGAATAAGCCAGTAAATCTGCATCACCACACTATCCCACAATAGAGCAAGGCATATGTGCTGCAATCTGCACGAGGGTAGACTGCCCAGAGCAACGTTAGTATTACAGCAACAGAgttaaatgcagaaataacCTAGTACCTGGAGCAGGAAGTCGCATAATGCATCAGAAATACGATGCTGCTGGTGTCgacattaaaaaataagtagGATGATTTAATATATCAGCCCAATCTAAATCAATGAATCATATTTGGATCTGAAAATGCTGTGTCTTCCCTGGACGATCTTTATGTTTTACAGTAGATACATCAGTCACTATGTACACTATGCTCATGGTAGTGAGCCAAAACCAAGTTTAATAACTAAGTCTACTAGGAATCTTACAAACCATAAGGAAAACTTTATACAAGTTATATACAAACTGAAGATAAAATATCATTCCCAACTATTAGTCTGTTATAAATtagaaaatttgaaatatttatatattctcTAGTAACTGTACAGCTTGTCTACAAACTGTCAGAATAATATAGATATATGTACAAGTATTTGCAAATAGGGTTGACATTACATGCTTCTTCAACTGTGGGTAGGCTGTCAGCAAggtatgaaatatgaaaattgTGTGATTTTTGCCTCCATGTATGTACATAAATACATTCCCATATGTACAAAGACCCATAAAGACTAACAAGGCCATTCCAAAACCTGGAACATAACCATCTGTAGTAAATTCTTCTTAAGGTATATGGATGTATCCTTCTGTCTTCATGCTCATCGCTGCGTCTGCATTCAACTTCTGTAAGTTATGTTGTGTTGCTGGAGAATATTatatttggaaaattaaaactaaaattttgtttctgttggaatctgtaggaaataaaaggaaataaatgtcaCCCTCTGTAAGGAACAGCCAGGATAGTTGCCCTCTGGTGAGTGACATGTAAGAATTTGCTCCTCTAAAGCATTTGTGTGGGAAGACTGTGgtctgacatttttttccttatgggGTTGCTGTGTGCTGGATACTGCCCTTCTCTGCATGATGAAAGGCTGTGTGTGTCCCTTTCCATCCCTGGCTCCAGACTCCCCTTCTGCCTGTGACATTTAGATACATGGGACTGATGCTGACATCTCCACCACGTGGATGTGCTACTGGTGAGCTCCTCATGGGGGAACCGTGGTGGACAGGCGAGGAGACCAGGTGAGAGCCTGGTGAGATGGTCTTCACctaccttccccctgcaggctCTCAGTGTGCAAGGCAAGGCATGTGAGCAGAGCCCCACGCCTCTTACTCCTGTAAGGCTTTACCTTAAGTCCAATCCCATCAATAAGCTGTCTGGATGCTTTCTGCCCTTGGCTGACACAAGAGCTCAGGGGATGAAGACGCTTTTGTTATCTGACCTAGCAGTTCCCGTGAGAGGCTTTTGGGGCTGCATTCCCTACGGTTGGAGTGCCACTACTGGAGACAGGAGCCTTACCGTGCTTTCCCGGCTGCGCAGTCCATTGCTGAGGGTGATGATACAGTTGTTGCTGCTACCCTTCTCCTGCAATGAACAGAAGAAGTGGTGGGTTAGGAAACagattgctgctttttctcttttttttcctttttcaaactGAAGAAGGTCTTGCTTTTAAATCTCTGGAATGTGCTTGGGAAGTTGacctggaaggaaggaagctcTCGCTTGTCAGCCCTTTATGCCCCCTGCCAGGTCTCCAGGTCAATGTGGAAGAGCTGGGCCAGTTCAGCTAAGTGGGATTCTACAGTTTCCCAGTGAGTATCATTCTGGGTTTGGTACTTTTAAATGGATTTAACATAGGCGGGTCCTTTCTTGCTCTTGATTTAGGAACACTCCCAGATAGGCCAACACCAAATTTGTCTGTACTAATTTATCTGCATTACTTCAGCATGCCTTTTGAAGACAGGCAGGCCTGGGAAGCCTGCATTTAAGCAGCATCAAGTCTGCCTTGCAAGAGCCGCTGCAGCATATGCAGCAATCCCGTGCCAGATGGGTGATGACAGAGGACTGACGATGGATGGGCCGGTACTTGGAGGTGCTGGGATTTCATCCCCTTATCACACTCTTCCCAAGGAGGTGACTTCGAGTGAAGTCCATGGCCAGGCCAGTCTCCAGTGGGAATTACTCACTCCTTTCACTGGTGGTTTGCCAGGCACCTGGGCCAGGGACCACTCAACTCTCCAAACCTATTGAAGACTAGCTGAGTTTTAATCGTCAACTTTCTAGATATAGAGACAGTGTAGGGCACACAGCTAGCTATGCAGGGCACTGCTGGGTGCTTGTGAGTAGTGTAAAGGCACTAAAGTAGCAAACGATAAAAACTGTAGTGTTACCTCAGCAAGTTTTAATTTGGGGGAGCTGGCTATGTCCTTCTTCAGCAAAATGTGTAAAACCGCATCATGAATGGTAAGGAAAAACATGGATGGCTTAATCTCCTCATCAAAAAATGCACATCTCTCCAGTTTGTCCAGGAAGCCCTCTGTGGGGGAACAAAATCAAAGCACAAAGTGACCTGCAGGCTTTGAAAATTAAGACATAGTGTATCCTAAGCATGTCCATGGAGCAAGCACAGGAATTTCTGATATACtgcactgttttatttattagagCAGATGGGTTCCTCTTTACTGATGTGGAGAGGGTGGGATATAAAAGCCCATCAGTACTGTCCTGCTCAATAGCAGGCAGAATGTAATTTGAGCCCCGTTTCTTAATTCATGCCTAAGCCAGGCTGCCCGTTAGCAGGTCTCGTAGCCCAGAGCTGTACAGCACAGCAGCGGCCATAGGTAAAACAAGTTGTCATGCATGGTCCCAGCCCGGTGGGGACAACATGGGAGGGATGACACCTCTGCTCAGATCAATCTGTTTGCTATCCAAGCCTGGAAGGTAAAACTGGGGTGATCCTCCCCAGCTATGCTCAGTGGTGGACGGGGAAGGCAGTGGGACAAGGCATCCATGGTGATGCTGACGGAAAGGGAAGTACTCACCATGTGCCCCTGCGATGTAAATGTCGATGTTGATCCGGACAAATTCTTTCAAAGTCTGTTAAGCCGGAAAGATGCACCATTTAGATACTGCTATTTTTGCTGATGACAGCCATTATGGTGATTAGCCACAGCAAATACACAAACCACTTTAATATATTTCAGCTCTATGACAGTAAGCAGCTCTAAACTCAAACTCTGCTGCACCTAGAGGCAGGATGGTCTCTCACATGGCTGCAGACAGGGATGAACGATCCTTTTGAAAATGGGCAGTATTAAATAAATTTAGCCCATGGTGAAAAAGATATTCTTTCACAAACTGTATGGTTTTATTATACCTACTTGACACATGGTGAAACTAAGGCCCCAAAAGCTTCTGGGGAGCTTTTTATAACTGGGAATTTGAGCGGAACTACAGGTCCCACTGACATGGCAGGTGTTTAGTTCCtatgaaaatacatttacaaaCCCTATGTGGCTCTAGATAGTTAACTTTAGCTATGGCTGTTTGAAAATATTGTTCTTATTGCTTTGTTCAACGTCATCCGGGGAGGtgagagcaggagcagaaatGAAACTCCAATGCTCTGACTCCCAGCCCAGTGtttaaagctgtatttcatATGTACATTTCTGTAAAGCTTTCCAAAATCTTACTGGGTGAAGAAAGGGTGCCACAGCCAACACTCTAATTCCAAGAAAATTTAGATGGATTATTTAATCCATTTCCTAAACAGTTTCTATGGAAAATGTACATTAAAATTCACATAAACTCAAAGGTTGCCACTGACTTTCCAGTCCATATATGAATGCATTTAAGAAGCAGgctagaatcacagaatggtttgggttggaaaggacctttaaagatcatctagttccaaaccccctgccgtgggcagggacaccttccactagaccaggttgctcaaagccccatccagcctaGCCTTGAACACTTTCAGGGATGTGGAACAACTCTgtgcaacctgttccagtgtctcaccaccctcattgtaaagaatttcttccttacatctaatctaaatctaccctctttcagtttaaaccCATTGCCTTGTCCTttcactacaggccttggtaaaaatCCTcgctccatctttcttataagctgCCTTTGAGTAtggaaaggctgcaataaggtctcctcagagccttctcttctccaggtagAACAACCTCAAATCTCTCAAGCCTTTTGTgataggagaggtgttccagccctctgatcattttcatggccctcctctggaccagCTTTAAaaggtccatgtctttcttgtgctggggccctagagctgaacgcagtactccaggtggggtttcatgagagtggagtagaggggcagaatcacctccctcgaccttCTTGCCGTggttcttttgatgcagcccagggtacgaTTGGCtctctgggctgcaagcacacattgacggctcatgtccaattttttgTCCACCAGTACCCCAAAGTCCATCTCTTCAAGGCTGCTCTCAATTCATaccccagcctgtattgatactggggattGGCCTGGtgcaggtgcaggaccttgcactgggccttgttgaacttcctGAGGTTCACATTGtcccactcctcaagcctgtcaaggtgccatcccttccctcaagcaTATCCCTCAAGTGTAACTGCATgcatatgtttttctttcatatagTCACTGTTTATCTTTTACCTTTTGGAGGACTCTCATGGCAGAAAAATCAAGGAAGGACACTGATGAGAAATCCAGAACGATGCTGTGGATGTTGACCTGGGGCACAATGATGCCGGGGGGGAGGTCAGCGCCCCAGTTGATCTGAATGGGCAAGTCTGTCATGTTGGTGGGCTGGTCCAGCTCCTCTATCCTGTTGTTGTCTAATTCTTCATCTGACTCATGTGTATAGTTAGTCATGCAAATCAAGCCTTTCTGTGTTGATAGAGAAAAGtaatatattacatatatatataatatatacataattaatacttctttttaagaCCCAGCCAGGGTAGTAGTGCATCTTACACAAGGGCAAGAATGGTGGCAATGCAAAGCTGATGTACCTGTGAGCTGGAGCAGGACCCACCTGCACTTTACACTAGAAAAACCTCTGTCTCTTCCTTGTCTGGAGGAGTCTGGAAATGTTGGCTTTCCTCTCAACAATCATTTAATCATCACAATCAGTTAACgatggctttttatttttccctgaagtCAATTGTCAGTTGCGCTTTGATTCAGTGATTTTGGAACAAGTCAAGAAAAAGCATGCAGGATTTGGGCTGGAAGGAAACCAGCTTTATCCTACCATTAATGCAGCATGAACATTGCCTCTGTGGGATCTGATACTGCCATTTGATGCCAAACAAAGCTTCAGTGGACACATACAAGCTCTGCCCATGGTAAAGCTGTAGGTCTCTAATTGTGAGAGCcatttaaaatcttatttttgaaatgtgtttatgTCATGAAGTTGCAACTTGGGGAATAGTATATCTAATTAGGACAGGAGACTGTGAGGCACTTCTTTGCCATGTCAAGCCAGGGAGCTGGTTGCTTAATCCCTCCCAGATGGAGTTGCCTTACATACGGGTGTCACTTGCAGCTCTCCtttcttcagcatctttctGATCTTCCTCAGAGCTTTATTGCGTTTCCTCAGGACTCTCAGTGGGTTGAAGCCAACCTGCAGAAACAGCActttgaataattaaaaaaaaaacaaccagtgACACCAGGGGAAGGACACAGTATCTCATGCAGGTTTTCTTTACAGTCATGATGAGCATAGTTTGGACTTGATGTTGCCTATCAGTTCAAGCAAGGGCTCTTTTTCTTGGTTGGAAAGATGTCTACGGGTACGACTACAAACCAGGCAGGCCCATCTCTACTAGCCTTAGGACACCAGCATGGACAGCATTATAGCAGTGACAATGCTGTAGCACAGGCCAGTAACTCCAGCAAGCTGGTACAGTGCTGGCTAGCCCAGAGTGTGTCCTATTCATCCTCATTATGAGACAGCCACCCAGGTGACTGAGATTAGAGAGCTCACAGGTTGTATCTGCTCTGTGCCACTTGACTGCAGTGTGGGTTGTATACacattgttttgtttccttgaagaagaaaaccaaagttGATCACGTTGGCTGCGTATGTCTCTTGAATCTCTTAGCTGGTTTTAACAAAATTAGATGGCAGATAAATTAGGCTAATAAGGGTTACGAAAATACTAAATTCCTGCAAGTCTTCTGCTTCATCTATCTAGCGGGTGGAGGAGAGAGGCGTCAGAAGTACCCGTATTTGTAAAGAGAGTGGTGTGAGCTTTCTTCTAAAGGACTTAAAATGTGTATATACATTGTTATCGTGTAAGTTCAGCATGAGTCAGGCTGTTCTCTTTCTCAGAGGTGTGTACGTACATGTGGGATTATAGTAGTGGCAACAATATTTGAATAAttcatgaaaaattaatctttgaACTGTGGGCTGACTGCATATATAGTAATTATTGGGAAATTGTATTCACCTTAATGTGTCATGCAATGCATATGTTCAGAACGACAGCCCCAGACACTTACAGCAGTGATGAGTTTCTCTCTGAAGAATTCAATATTAGCGAAGAAGATAGGAGACGAGCATCTGAAAATCTTCACTCCCTCTGGCTCATAGATCTGTACAATGAAGCAAAAGTGTTAGTAACGTCTGCTGTAGAAACACAAATGCAGCAGATAATAAAAGAAACATGAGTTTTCTTACATCAGTGTAATCCTTCCTGTTCCTGTAGATGTTACTTCTCCCAACATTAGCCAAAACAGTGCAGCTTGGACTGtgaacaaacacacacacacagttatTTGTACCCCATACTGAAACCTGGCGGAAGGGAAGGATCAGAGAAGGCAACCTCAGCTGTGCTGGTAGACTGAAGTGGGACCCCACATCCAAGGGTTTCCCCCcgtaaattatttttccatacaCGGTTGCTGGACAGACCAAGGCATAGGGTTGTTGGCCTTGTCTGTACCAGGGGGGGAGTTAATTTATAACAGGAGGCCCTGAGATATCTTATCATCGCATCCAACAAGTACTTACATCTGGGAGCGGATCACCACGGTCAGCAGCTGGAATGCCACAGCAGTTGCTAGACCAATATCCAGGCCAAGAAAAATGGCAGCTAAGAAAGTCACCACCCATATAATCTGTAACAAGCAAGTGGATGGCAGTGGTTACGAGCATGTTAAGGACCTGGGTTGTGAGCCCAGGGTGGGAGCAGCAACAGATCTCAGATCTGGTCCAGGCTGTCTGTCTGCCTTTGGTGAGCGGTTTCATATTTcctagggctttttttttttttttgtaaaacaggGCCAGACTCACCAACTAGCACCAGGGACCGTTTCTAGGGATGACAATTTCTATACAATAAAGGCTTAAAATAATATAGGTGTGGATCTTCTGCAGGTGATTCACTAAATGCTCAATAAAAATCCAGCAGAAAGGCAAGGTTACAAGTAAATCGGGATCCTGGTAAAGCTGAGAGTTGTAAATGTGCAAATGTAGGTGCTGTGAATGTAAGTGACTGATAAGCATTAATAACTAGAtaatactgaatattttttagCCACAGATCTCAAAGCATTTTCATGTGGTAAATAACTGTTTGGTAGCTGGGAAACCTGAGGCCTGGAACCATTTGGGAACACAAGGAACTGGCCAATGAGAAAGGTAAGAGCCTAAATTTTCTGGATGTTAGAGGTAACCAGTCCTGCCCTCCAGCCACAAGCTTTACCATTTGGAGTAAACCCTTCAAGCCGTGGTcgtcacttgttttttgctgtGTAACTTTCATCTAACATGCTGTGTGAGTGTGAGAAAGTGTCCCTGAATGCATAACCAATGCAGTAGGTATTTAGACATTTTCTGTAACTGCCTTCTGTATTTGACCTTATATAATTAACTGTATAATTTTGATGAAATAGATGAAAATGAATTTAGGAGAGAGAATCGGCTCAAAATAGGTGggacaaaatggaaaacaggagCAAAGGGTATACAAGTAAAAAAAGCATGCCACTGTTGTACTTTCCATTCAGTGAAGTAAGGCAGGTTAGGAAAAAAGATAACCTGTAAGCCAATTTGCATAATAGATGACTTTTCCAGAGTGCTTCACTCCTGAATGCTTGTGGGACTCAACTTACACAGTCATACTTGTCCTTTCTCCACAGGATGCCTACTTCCTTGAACTGCATGAGCATTCCTTTCAAGTTGCCAAGAGCCAAAGATGCAAGGACTGACTGTTAAAAAGACCAAAATACATGCTGAATTTtaaagcaagcaaagcaaatatTGAACATTAAGActtaaaagataataaaaataggGCCAAAGCACAGCTGAAAGGCCAGGGAGCTCCTCTcagtgttttgctgctgctggaaccTCCCTAGCCATGGTGCAGCACAGGCGTCTGACTTGAGGCTGCAAATCCCACTTATTTTTGGCACCTAAAAGCTGGTGCTGTGGTGTTTGGTGTTTGGGCACTTGCATTCACTTTGAGGGACCAGAGGTAGTGGTCCTGTCTGTGATGATCTGGGAAGAAGAACCAAGCTTTGCAAAACCCTGTTGGCTCTCACTGAAGCCTACAAACAGTCCCAGTGGCTCCTAGACAAGTCCTGTCTTTGACAAGCAGGAATAAGTGCTAGGTGAAACCAGTGAATACCTTCTGTAATGGTGCCAGGAGAAACCCAATGGCCAAGATCACAATCAAGACGATGACAGCTGAGATAATACCAGCAATCTGCGTCAGAGAAAAATTCCACCATGAATAAGTGCCTGCAGGCATTATGGTCAGCtaggaaaaaagagagctttCTTGCAGTAAATGCCATCATGGTCTGTTGTCTTCTATACCTGTGTTTTGCCTCCTGTGCTCTCCTGCACACCGGATCTTGACAGAGCAGTGCTGGAGGCAAATCCTTTGAATGATCCACCAACTATATTACTCAGCCCAAAAGCAATTAgttcctgaaataaaaacaaaagagattGTTCTTAAAAGGTGGTTCATGACAGTTATTTACAAGGCAAAGCATTCCTAAAATGACTTATTTCCCACTGACAAATACACTGTATTGATTTCTGTGTTACATGCCTACCTGGTTGCCATCTACTGGGTAGTCATGTTTGATAGAATACACTTTAGCCACAGAGAAGGCTACTGCAAACCCAACGATTGCAATGGAAATGCTGTCGCCGATACACTTTTGGAGGACACCTACATCAGGTGCAACAGGTGCTTGAaatctgaaagacagaaaactcAACTCATTAAGGATATGCCTAAGGAGACAAGTTgtcaagcaagcaagcaagcaagcagtgGTCCAGCTCATACCAAGCACTTTGAAGAGATGCAACACAGAATTCCAGGTCTGAACCCTATAAAAGTTTGGGGAATCTTTAATCAAGACAGGGACTCTGTTTATCTGCTCAGCTTGTGTTTCAGCAGGTTCTCATTTACTTGGCCAGGACCAGCCACAGTGTTTTTTGTCTGAGGTGCATGCACAGTTCTGCCTTCTAGTTACGCTTGGATGTAAGATCTGACATGGCACTGAGGCCCTTGCACAGGCAATTTGTACACAGAAGGATTTCACttaattacaacaacaacaaaa of Haliaeetus albicilla chromosome 14, bHalAlb1.1, whole genome shotgun sequence contains these proteins:
- the SLC26A3 gene encoding chloride anion exchanger translates to MVEPVGNHYIVARPVYSENLFNEEHEKLHRYHKTFWDHLKLYFCCSPQRVKKIALGLFPIVSWLPAYRFREWILSDIVSGINTGLVAVLQGLAFALLVNVPPGYGLYAAFFPVLVYFVFGTSRHISVGPFPVLSLMVGGAVVRLVPDDSAGNGTSTNISAINEERVMVAASVTFLSGVFQLLLGILQFGFIVIYLSQSLISGFTTAAAIHVVVSQLKFMLQLPVPGFNKPFGIIYTLESVFTQITETNIADLVTSIVVLLIVFVVKEMNDRYKAKLPTPIPIELLVTVLAALISYFVNFEEKFNVAVVGKLEEGFQAPVAPDVGVLQKCIGDSISIAIVGFAVAFSVAKVYSIKHDYPVDGNQELIAFGLSNIVGGSFKGFASSTALSRSGVQESTGGKTQIAGIISAVIVLIVILAIGFLLAPLQKSVLASLALGNLKGMLMQFKEVGILWRKDKYDCIIWVVTFLAAIFLGLDIGLATAVAFQLLTVVIRSQIPSCTVLANVGRSNIYRNRKDYTDIYEPEGVKIFRCSSPIFFANIEFFREKLITAVGFNPLRVLRKRNKALRKIRKMLKKGELQVTPKGLICMTNYTHESDEELDNNRIEELDQPTNMTDLPIQINWGADLPPGIIVPQVNIHSIVLDFSSVSFLDFSAMRVLQKTLKEFVRINIDIYIAGAHEGFLDKLERCAFFDEEIKPSMFFLTIHDAVLHILLKKDIASSPKLKLAEEKGSSNNCIITLSNGLRSRESTS